The following is a genomic window from Xenopus laevis strain J_2021 chromosome 2L, Xenopus_laevis_v10.1, whole genome shotgun sequence.
CTTCTACAGTGGAAAACCATTGTTGGAGAAAATCTGTCCCCTGGTTTGTGCACAGtgacaggaacagtaacatcttGTCAGATGTGGTGATTTTCATCAAAAAAAGCACACGTGTGCTTTTTTAGACTGAAATCCAGCCTGTGATGCCTTTTGTATTAGTATGTGCCTACCAATGGTGTGATAGTAGCATTTTCTCTGGTAGAAGAGGAAACATCTTTTGTGGTATTAGCCTAGCGGTGAATTGTTGAACTTTCGCACAACAAAACAAGTTGATGAAAGGAGGAATTATAAAATGTTACCcatattttctattaaattatcaaataatttgcatttaattACCACAGCTGTGTCTTCCCTACACCAGGTGCTCCACAGATCTCTGTAACTTTGGCTACTGGGACTCCTCCACCTAAGATTTCATCCAGGGCTGAACAGAATGTTATAATAAATCCCTGAGATTGTTCCTGCACAAGCAGATCAAGTGCTGTGCGCTTCTGGATTATCTGGCATGATGAGCTGCTTTGCGCTTCTCCTTTTACAATTTGTAGAACTTCCACAGCCTCTTCATTAGTGATACCAGCTTCTGTAgatcaaaacaaaatgtattaaaaatgtttttttttttttttaagtgtgccCACATTTAATCTACAACATGCAGTGAATGGGGAGGTGGTAGCAAGTGCATTACGCAGCTTACATAAAGAAGGGTAAATATCCtttttg
Proteins encoded in this region:
- the rad51c.L gene encoding DNA repair protein RAD51 homolog 3 isoform X5 — its product is MYCWSVWESFFGSMQRDVGSFPLAPALRVKLIATGFRTVDTILEFNAGELSREAGITNEEAVEVLQIVKGEAQSSSSCQIIQKRTALDLLVQEQSQGFIITFCSALDEILGGGVPVAKVTEICGAPGVGKTQLW